A genomic stretch from Empedobacter stercoris includes:
- the mscL gene encoding large-conductance mechanosensitive channel protein MscL has protein sequence MGFFKEFKEFAVKGNVVDLAVGVVIGGAFGKIVTSLVEDIITPAILTPTLEKLQLNNLAELVIPGTAIKYGMFISASISFIIVAFALFVMIKGINKLKREEAPAEEAPAGPTQEELLAEIRDLLKNKS, from the coding sequence ATGGGATTTTTTAAAGAATTTAAAGAGTTTGCTGTAAAAGGCAACGTAGTAGATTTAGCTGTCGGTGTTGTGATCGGTGGTGCTTTTGGTAAAATTGTAACTTCTTTAGTAGAAGACATTATTACTCCAGCAATCTTAACTCCAACATTAGAAAAATTACAATTAAACAATTTAGCTGAATTAGTAATTCCGGGTACTGCAATTAAATACGGTATGTTCATATCAGCTTCAATATCGTTCATAATTGTTGCTTTCGCTTTATTTGTAATGATTAAAGGAATCAATAAATTAAAAAGAGAAGAAGCGCCTGCAGAAGAAGCGCCTGCTGGTCCAACACAAGAAGAATTATTGGCTGAAATTCGTGATTTGTTGAAAAACAAATCTTAA
- a CDS encoding replication-associated recombination protein A has translation MNTPLAERMRPKTLEEYINQKHLVGNNGPIKMMLQHNMIASMIFWGPPGTGKTTLAQLISELTDRPFYTLSAINSGVKEVREVIEKAKSQNLFSGTKNPILFIDEIHRFNKSQQDSLLGAVETGLVTLIGATTENPSFEVVPALLSRAQVYVLKHLEKEDLIDLIERAIKKDSVLSQLDIELVEANALLRYSGGDARKLLNGLELVINSFSSTEKIIINDEIVHERIQQNLARYDKTGEQHYDIISAFIKSIRGSDPNGAVYWLARMIEGGEDLKFIARRMLISASEDVGNANPTAMILANNTFQAVSVIGYPESRILLSQCAIYLANSPKSNATYLAIGKAQQIVKQTGDLPVPLHLRNAPTKLMKDLDYGKEYKYSHDFPGNFAEQEFLPDEISGTTLYEPGNNKREYIDKQSLNQKWKGKYGY, from the coding sequence ATGAATACGCCTTTAGCCGAAAGAATGCGTCCCAAAACGCTCGAGGAATACATTAATCAGAAACATTTGGTAGGAAATAATGGTCCAATTAAAATGATGTTGCAACATAATATGATTGCTTCGATGATTTTTTGGGGCCCTCCAGGAACTGGAAAAACAACACTTGCTCAATTAATTTCTGAATTAACAGATCGTCCTTTTTATACATTAAGTGCGATAAATTCTGGCGTGAAAGAAGTGCGCGAAGTGATCGAAAAGGCGAAGAGTCAAAATTTATTCTCAGGAACAAAAAATCCAATTCTATTTATTGATGAAATTCATCGTTTTAATAAATCGCAACAAGATAGTTTATTAGGTGCTGTAGAAACGGGATTGGTGACATTGATTGGCGCTACGACAGAGAACCCAAGTTTCGAAGTGGTACCAGCTTTGCTTTCTCGGGCGCAAGTTTATGTTTTGAAGCATCTTGAAAAGGAAGATTTAATTGATTTAATAGAACGAGCTATAAAAAAAGATAGTGTTTTATCGCAATTAGATATAGAATTAGTTGAAGCAAATGCATTGTTGCGTTATTCGGGAGGAGATGCAAGAAAATTATTGAATGGGTTAGAACTCGTGATCAATAGTTTTTCTTCAACTGAGAAAATCATCATTAACGATGAAATTGTTCACGAACGTATTCAGCAAAATCTGGCTCGTTACGATAAAACAGGTGAGCAACATTATGATATTATTTCGGCTTTTATAAAATCAATTCGAGGTTCTGATCCAAATGGAGCGGTTTATTGGTTAGCAAGAATGATAGAAGGTGGAGAAGATTTAAAATTTATTGCACGAAGAATGTTGATTTCTGCTTCGGAAGATGTAGGAAATGCAAATCCAACTGCGATGATTTTAGCAAATAACACATTTCAGGCTGTATCGGTAATTGGTTACCCTGAATCTCGTATTTTATTGAGTCAATGTGCAATCTATTTAGCCAATTCACCTAAAAGTAATGCAACGTATTTAGCAATTGGTAAAGCGCAACAAATTGTAAAACAAACGGGCGATTTACCTGTACCTTTACATTTGAGAAATGCACCAACTAAGTTGATGAAAGACTTGGATTATGGAAAAGAATACAAATATTCGCACGATTTTCCAGGTAATTTTGCTGAACAAGAATTTTTACCTGATGAAATTTCTGGAACAACACTTTACGAACCAGGGAATAATAAGAGAGAATATATAGATAAACAATCACTTAATCAGAAGTGGAAAGGAAAGTATGGCTATTAA
- the yihA gene encoding ribosome biogenesis GTP-binding protein YihA/YsxC: MIKKAEFVKSSQKYTDCPPPFKPEYAFIGRSNVGKSSLINMLSDKKALAKTSATPGKTQLINTFEMDDTWYLADLPGYGFAKAPKGVRGGFNKMIYDYIEFRKNLVNVFLLIDSRHSPQKIDLQFMEWLGNKQIPFAIVFTKLDKLTSTQMQKNLTHYKNELLKTWEELPKVFTSSSSSKIGKLEILGYIDSLNEHLVDEFKKEQYKKEY, encoded by the coding sequence ATGATTAAAAAAGCTGAATTCGTAAAAAGTTCGCAAAAATATACAGATTGCCCTCCTCCATTCAAGCCAGAATATGCTTTTATTGGACGATCTAACGTAGGTAAATCATCATTAATTAATATGTTGTCAGACAAAAAAGCATTAGCTAAAACATCTGCAACACCAGGAAAAACACAACTTATCAATACATTCGAAATGGATGACACTTGGTATTTAGCTGATTTACCTGGTTATGGTTTTGCAAAAGCACCAAAAGGTGTTCGTGGAGGATTTAATAAAATGATTTACGATTACATTGAGTTTCGTAAAAACTTAGTCAATGTTTTTTTATTAATTGACTCGCGTCATTCACCTCAAAAAATAGATTTACAGTTTATGGAATGGCTTGGAAACAAACAAATTCCTTTCGCTATAGTGTTTACAAAATTAGACAAACTAACCAGTACACAAATGCAAAAAAACTTAACTCATTATAAAAATGAATTGCTAAAAACTTGGGAAGAATTACCCAAAGTATTTACAAGTTCTTCTTCGAGTAAGATTGGTAAATTAGAAATTTTGGGATACATCGACAGCTTAAACGAGCATCTGGTAGATGAATTCAAAAAAGAACAATATAAAAAAGAATATTAA
- a CDS encoding thioredoxin family protein produces MKKLTMFFSLMMLSLSFVFGQQTEKPKIYNEEANPKVDIANAVQKASAEKKHILLQVGGNWCAWCIMFDKLTKENEEVKNYIANNYEVVHVNYSKNNKNEETLAALKHPERFGFPVFVILDEKGNLIHTQNSAYLESKEAKGHDPKVVLEFLQNWSYKALDPASYIKK; encoded by the coding sequence ATGAAAAAATTAACCATGTTTTTTAGCTTAATGATGCTATCGTTGAGCTTTGTATTTGGTCAACAAACAGAAAAGCCAAAAATTTATAATGAAGAAGCGAATCCTAAAGTAGATATTGCGAATGCTGTACAGAAGGCTTCTGCTGAAAAGAAACATATTTTGTTACAAGTTGGTGGAAATTGGTGTGCTTGGTGTATCATGTTTGATAAGTTGACAAAAGAAAATGAAGAAGTAAAAAATTATATCGCGAATAATTACGAAGTCGTTCATGTGAATTATTCGAAAAATAATAAAAATGAAGAAACATTAGCTGCTTTGAAACATCCAGAGCGTTTTGGTTTTCCTGTTTTTGTAATCTTAGATGAGAAAGGAAACTTGATTCATACGCAAAACTCTGCTTATTTAGAAAGCAAAGAAGCAAAAGGTCATGATCCGAAAGTGGTTTTAGAGTTTTTACAAAACTGGTCGTACAAAGCTTTAGATCCTGCAAGCTATATTAAAAAATAG
- the yidD gene encoding membrane protein insertion efficiency factor YidD — protein MNNFLVKPFILLVRFYQLAISPWMGSNCRYQPTCSSYMIEALKEHGLLKGLWLGTKRIGRCHPWGGHGYDPVPKKKN, from the coding sequence ATGAACAATTTTTTGGTAAAACCATTTATTTTATTGGTTCGATTTTATCAGTTAGCAATTTCTCCGTGGATGGGAAGTAATTGTAGGTATCAACCAACTTGCTCATCGTATATGATTGAAGCATTAAAAGAACATGGCTTATTAAAAGGTTTGTGGCTCGGAACTAAAAGAATTGGTCGTTGTCACCCTTGGGGAGGACATGGATATGACCCTGTACCTAAAAAGAAAAATTAA
- a CDS encoding type II 3-dehydroquinate dehydratase codes for MKQIQIINGPNLNLLGIREPEIYGTQTFEDFFIEMKKQFPDVSLHYYQSNHEGDIIDKLHEVGFVYDGIILNAGAYTHYSYAIADAIKAIKTKVIEVHISDIYAREDFRKNSVTGENCEKIISGKGLEGYNEAVNCFVK; via the coding sequence ATGAAACAAATACAAATTATAAACGGGCCTAATTTAAATTTACTTGGTATACGTGAACCAGAAATTTACGGCACACAAACATTTGAAGATTTTTTTATTGAAATGAAAAAACAATTTCCTGACGTTTCATTGCATTATTATCAATCAAATCACGAGGGTGATATTATCGATAAATTGCATGAAGTGGGCTTTGTCTATGATGGAATTATTTTAAATGCGGGTGCGTACACCCATTATTCTTATGCAATTGCAGATGCAATAAAAGCAATTAAAACAAAAGTAATCGAAGTTCATATTTCGGATATTTATGCGCGTGAAGATTTTAGAAAAAATAGTGTAACGGGTGAAAATTGTGAAAAAATTATTTCTGGAAAAGGATTAGAAGGATACAATGAAGCGGTTAACTGTTTTGTGAAATAA
- the lgt gene encoding prolipoprotein diacylglyceryl transferase — MLNLISFINWDPTPYLFEVGGFKVHIYSLCWILAFVVGWYLMSNIFKKENQKKELLDPLFLYTFIGAIAGARLGEYLFYDPSAFIEKPIEVFLPVQHAPGESAFFGLLQNYEFVGFSGLASHGAALGVILTSYLFSRKYLHRNVLWLLDRMAVVVPFGGAAVRIGNFYNSEIVGKASDLPWAVKFHQQSLGYGEIIPRHPAQIYEAIGYFILGFIMLYMYHKTDKRKYLGAMLGVFLFLLFLVRFVVEFFKENQGEEAVAEAINIGLNNGQILSIPFMLIGLYLFISSKNRLDTNQPN; from the coding sequence ATGCTTAACTTAATTTCGTTTATCAATTGGGATCCAACACCTTATTTATTTGAAGTAGGTGGATTCAAAGTACATATTTACAGCTTGTGCTGGATATTAGCCTTTGTTGTAGGTTGGTATTTGATGTCAAACATTTTCAAAAAAGAAAATCAGAAAAAAGAATTACTTGATCCTTTATTCTTATATACTTTTATCGGAGCAATTGCGGGAGCAAGATTGGGAGAATATTTATTTTATGATCCTTCTGCTTTTATAGAAAAACCTATCGAGGTCTTTTTACCTGTACAACACGCTCCAGGAGAAAGTGCTTTTTTTGGTTTATTACAAAATTACGAATTTGTAGGATTTAGCGGATTAGCAAGTCATGGTGCTGCATTGGGAGTAATCTTAACTTCGTATTTATTTAGTCGAAAATATTTGCATCGTAATGTCTTATGGTTGTTAGATAGAATGGCAGTTGTTGTTCCATTTGGCGGAGCAGCTGTTCGAATTGGAAACTTTTATAATTCTGAAATCGTTGGAAAAGCATCCGATTTACCATGGGCAGTAAAGTTTCATCAACAAAGTTTAGGATATGGAGAAATTATTCCTCGTCATCCAGCTCAAATTTATGAAGCAATTGGCTATTTTATATTAGGCTTTATCATGCTTTATATGTATCATAAAACAGATAAAAGAAAATATCTTGGCGCTATGTTAGGTGTGTTCTTATTTTTATTATTTTTAGTCCGATTTGTTGTTGAGTTTTTCAAAGAAAACCAAGGCGAAGAAGCTGTTGCCGAAGCTATAAACATTGGACTAAACAATGGTCAAATTTTAAGTATTCCATTTATGTTAATCGGTCTTTACTTATTCATCTCTTCTAAAAATAGATTAGATACCAATCAACCAAATTAA
- a CDS encoding alpha/beta fold hydrolase: MFFSLKKKDKFSYIEEGEGQPIVLLHGLMGELSNFSSLTNYYAQRGYKVFAPELPLYSLSVLNTNIKNIAKHVANFIEEVVKEPAILVGNSLGGHIGLMVCHRHPEYVKALCLTGSSGLYEKSFGETYPKRGNYEYVERKTREVFYDPMIATKEIVDDVFNTVNDRNKAIKTLYIARDAIKSNMKEDLKDIKIPVCLIWGKQDNVTPPEVAVEFNEELPDASLYWIDKCGHAPMMEHPEMFNEILYKWLIEKQLDPATKA, translated from the coding sequence ATGTTTTTTAGCTTAAAGAAAAAAGATAAGTTCTCTTACATAGAAGAAGGAGAAGGACAACCAATTGTTTTACTTCACGGTTTGATGGGTGAACTTAGCAATTTCAGCTCACTTACAAATTATTATGCGCAAAGAGGGTATAAAGTTTTCGCACCAGAATTACCTTTATATTCTTTATCTGTTCTTAATACAAACATCAAGAATATTGCAAAACATGTTGCAAATTTCATTGAAGAAGTCGTTAAAGAACCTGCTATTTTAGTAGGAAATTCTTTAGGAGGACATATTGGTTTGATGGTGTGTCATAGACATCCAGAATATGTAAAAGCTCTTTGTTTGACAGGAAGTTCTGGTTTGTATGAGAAATCATTTGGTGAAACCTATCCAAAACGTGGTAACTACGAATATGTAGAACGTAAAACACGCGAAGTTTTTTATGATCCAATGATTGCTACAAAGGAAATTGTTGATGATGTTTTTAACACTGTAAACGATAGAAATAAAGCAATCAAAACGTTGTACATTGCCAGAGATGCGATTAAATCTAACATGAAAGAAGACTTAAAAGACATCAAAATTCCTGTTTGTTTAATTTGGGGGAAACAAGACAATGTTACACCACCAGAAGTTGCGGTAGAATTTAACGAAGAATTGCCTGATGCTTCTCTTTATTGGATTGATAAGTGTGGACATGCTCCGATGATGGAACATCCTGAGATGTTTAACGAAATTTTATACAAATGGCTGATCGAAAAACAATTGGATCCAGCTACTAAAGCATAA